Proteins encoded in a region of the Veillonella parvula genome:
- the ligA gene encoding NAD-dependent DNA ligase LigA, with protein sequence MDPKDRIKELQQELTHAQYLYYVKDAPTMSDFEYDKKYRELVELETAHPEYIVPSSPTQRVGMKVEGSFEKVVHGRPMLSLSNVFNADEVRAFGNRVEKELGHKPSAYVVELKIDGLAVNLHYENGMFVRAVTRGDGRIGEDVTANVRTIKSIPLFLDNAPEFIEVRGEAYMPHSEFKRINEERDEEGLPTFVNPRNAAAGSLRQQDPAITANRNLAFFAYAIGSEVGANIHSQEELLKSLENFKFSVNPHYRVCKTIDEVIEAINYWGDKRHELPYDTDGMVIKVNSFDDQEVLGSTAKDPKWATAYKYPPEEVETILKDITINVGRTGVLTPTGELESVFVSGTNVSRVTLHNQDFIDEKDIRIGDHVIIHKAAEIIPEVIRVVPEKRNGSEIPFTIPNTCPVCESPAVRREGEAAVRCTNKHCPAIEKEQIIHFASRDAMNIDGLGPSIVENLINNKLITNVVDLYHLTVDQLVTMERMGKKSAENLVKAINDSKSRGLDRVLYGLGIRLIGSKAATTIANVVKSMERFMTITKDELVAVEEIGPTMADSIIEYRQDPAHVAIIEGLTQAGLKMTVDVVEAAGNQLEGEIVVLTGKLEVMGRTEAGKILEAHGAKVTGSVSKKTTLVIAGEDSGSKLTKANELGIRVINEEEFVELLKELGEDI encoded by the coding sequence ATGGATCCGAAAGATAGAATTAAAGAGTTGCAACAGGAACTCACTCATGCGCAGTACTTATACTACGTAAAGGATGCTCCTACTATGAGCGACTTTGAATATGATAAAAAATATCGTGAGCTTGTGGAGTTAGAAACAGCTCATCCTGAATATATTGTGCCATCTTCTCCAACACAACGGGTTGGTATGAAGGTGGAAGGCTCCTTTGAAAAGGTCGTTCATGGACGTCCTATGTTAAGCCTTAGTAATGTATTTAATGCTGATGAAGTACGAGCATTTGGAAATCGTGTAGAAAAGGAACTTGGCCATAAGCCTTCTGCGTATGTGGTAGAACTTAAAATCGATGGCTTAGCGGTTAATTTACATTATGAAAATGGTATGTTTGTCCGTGCTGTTACGCGTGGTGATGGTCGCATTGGCGAAGATGTAACAGCTAATGTACGTACCATTAAATCTATTCCATTATTTTTAGATAATGCACCTGAGTTTATTGAAGTTCGCGGTGAAGCATATATGCCTCATAGTGAATTTAAACGTATTAATGAAGAGCGTGATGAAGAAGGTCTCCCAACCTTTGTAAATCCCCGAAATGCTGCAGCAGGTTCCTTACGCCAACAAGACCCAGCTATTACTGCTAACCGGAATTTAGCATTTTTCGCATATGCTATAGGTTCTGAAGTGGGAGCCAATATTCATAGCCAAGAGGAATTGCTTAAGAGCTTAGAGAACTTTAAGTTCTCTGTAAATCCTCATTATCGTGTATGTAAAACAATTGATGAAGTAATTGAAGCCATTAATTATTGGGGTGATAAGCGCCATGAACTTCCATATGATACAGATGGAATGGTTATTAAGGTAAATAGCTTTGATGATCAAGAGGTTCTTGGTAGCACTGCAAAGGATCCTAAATGGGCCACTGCGTACAAGTATCCACCTGAAGAAGTGGAAACAATCCTTAAAGATATTACCATTAATGTAGGTCGCACAGGGGTTCTAACTCCTACTGGTGAGCTTGAATCCGTATTTGTATCTGGTACGAACGTAAGCCGAGTCACATTACACAACCAAGATTTTATCGATGAAAAGGATATTCGTATTGGGGACCACGTTATCATTCACAAGGCGGCGGAAATCATTCCGGAGGTTATCCGTGTTGTTCCTGAAAAGCGAAATGGTTCTGAAATTCCTTTTACAATTCCTAATACATGTCCTGTATGTGAATCTCCTGCAGTTCGTCGTGAAGGAGAAGCGGCAGTTCGATGTACGAATAAACATTGTCCTGCCATTGAAAAGGAACAAATTATTCACTTTGCCTCTCGTGACGCTATGAATATTGATGGCCTTGGTCCTAGTATCGTAGAAAATTTGATTAATAACAAGTTAATTACAAATGTGGTTGATTTATATCACTTAACTGTGGATCAACTTGTTACAATGGAGCGTATGGGTAAAAAATCTGCAGAAAATTTGGTGAAGGCTATTAATGATTCTAAATCACGCGGTTTGGATCGAGTCTTATATGGTTTAGGAATCCGTTTAATTGGCTCTAAGGCTGCTACCACTATAGCTAATGTGGTCAAATCTATGGAACGGTTCATGACTATTACTAAGGATGAGCTAGTTGCGGTTGAAGAAATCGGTCCCACAATGGCAGATAGCATTATTGAATATCGTCAAGATCCAGCACATGTGGCAATTATTGAAGGCTTAACCCAAGCAGGTCTTAAGATGACTGTAGATGTAGTAGAAGCTGCAGGCAATCAATTGGAAGGCGAAATCGTCGTTCTCACAGGCAAGCTTGAGGTGATGGGACGCACTGAAGCGGGTAAAATCCTTGAAGCTCATGGGGCTAAGGTTACTGGTTCCGTTTCTAAGAAGACAACACTTGTTATAGCTGGTGAAGATAGTGGTAGTAAACTCACTAAAGCAAATGAATTGGGTATTCGTGTGATAAACGAAGAAGAGTTCGTAGAGCTATTAAAAGAACTCGGAGAAGATATTTAA
- the gatC gene encoding Asp-tRNA(Asn)/Glu-tRNA(Gln) amidotransferase subunit GatC → MKISQEEIKKIALLSRLEVKEEHMAHVEKELSDILTYVAELDALELDGVEPMAHAVPLHNVFREDEKKPSLDHELALSNAPEAEDGYFKVPRVVQE, encoded by the coding sequence ATGAAAATCAGCCAAGAGGAAATAAAAAAAATCGCCTTGCTTTCACGTTTGGAAGTTAAAGAAGAACATATGGCACATGTAGAAAAAGAGTTGTCCGACATCTTGACCTATGTTGCTGAACTAGATGCATTAGAACTAGATGGTGTTGAACCAATGGCTCATGCTGTACCTTTACACAATGTATTTAGAGAGGATGAAAAGAAACCATCCCTTGATCATGAGTTAGCTTTATCCAATGCTCCAGAAGCAGAAGATGGGTACTTTAAAGTGCCTCGTGTTGTACAAGAATAG
- the gatA gene encoding Asp-tRNA(Asn)/Glu-tRNA(Gln) amidotransferase subunit GatA, with amino-acid sequence MPTIHELHKKLVNKEISAVELTNAVIAHKAKVEPTVHAYLSDSHDRALTIAKVVDEAIAKGEAISPLAGIPGAIKDNICIKDEPATCASKMLENFVPPYNASVIERLQDNHYISLGKLNMDEFAMGGSTENSALAKTTNPWNIDCVPGGSSGGSAAAVSSGSAIWALGSDTGGSIRQPASFCGVVGLKPTYGNVSRYGLIAFASSLDQIGPVTRDVTDAALVLNAISGYDAKDSTSIPGARVDYTTALVNDVQNLKIGVPKEFFGEGLNSEVRKAMEEAIETYKKLGAEIVEVSLPNSKYALSAYYIIALAEASSNLARYDGVSYGMRVPADNLVEMSTKTRTEGFGPEVQRRILLGTYVLSAGYYDAYYLKALKVRRLIKNEFDEAFSKVDLILTPTAPNTSYKFGEKANDPLAMYLEDICTVPANLAGIPGISIPAGMSSSNLPIGLQLLGPAMGEETLLRAAFTFEQARPDCQLVAPTGEVSI; translated from the coding sequence GTGCCGACAATTCATGAATTACATAAAAAACTTGTGAATAAAGAAATCAGTGCCGTTGAATTGACGAATGCTGTTATTGCTCATAAAGCTAAAGTGGAACCGACTGTGCATGCGTACTTGTCCGATTCTCATGACCGTGCTTTAACTATAGCTAAGGTTGTAGATGAAGCAATTGCTAAAGGTGAAGCGATTTCTCCACTAGCTGGTATTCCTGGTGCAATTAAAGATAATATTTGTATCAAAGACGAACCCGCAACTTGTGCGTCTAAAATGTTAGAAAACTTTGTGCCTCCATATAATGCGTCTGTTATCGAGCGATTACAAGACAATCATTATATTAGCCTTGGTAAACTTAATATGGATGAATTTGCTATGGGTGGTTCTACAGAGAATTCTGCATTAGCAAAAACGACTAATCCATGGAATATTGACTGTGTGCCGGGTGGTTCTTCTGGTGGTAGTGCAGCTGCTGTTTCTAGTGGTTCTGCAATTTGGGCTCTCGGTTCTGATACAGGTGGCTCCATTCGTCAACCAGCCTCTTTCTGTGGCGTAGTAGGTTTAAAACCAACCTATGGTAATGTATCCCGTTACGGCCTTATTGCTTTTGCATCTTCTTTAGATCAAATCGGACCTGTTACACGGGATGTAACGGATGCTGCATTGGTATTGAATGCTATTTCTGGTTACGATGCAAAAGATTCCACATCGATTCCAGGGGCTCGCGTAGATTACACTACAGCTCTTGTAAATGATGTACAAAATCTTAAAATCGGTGTGCCAAAAGAATTCTTTGGCGAAGGTCTTAATAGCGAAGTTCGCAAAGCTATGGAAGAGGCCATCGAAACGTATAAAAAATTAGGTGCTGAAATCGTTGAGGTTTCCTTGCCTAACTCTAAATATGCATTATCGGCGTATTATATCATCGCATTAGCAGAGGCAAGCTCTAACTTGGCTCGTTATGACGGTGTAAGCTATGGTATGCGCGTACCGGCGGATAATTTAGTAGAAATGTCTACTAAAACTCGTACAGAAGGCTTTGGTCCAGAAGTACAACGTCGTATCTTGTTAGGTACATATGTATTGAGTGCTGGTTACTACGATGCTTACTATTTGAAAGCATTAAAAGTTCGCCGCCTCATTAAAAATGAATTTGATGAAGCATTCTCCAAAGTGGATTTGATCTTAACACCAACTGCACCTAATACGTCTTATAAATTTGGTGAAAAAGCAAATGATCCATTGGCAATGTACTTAGAAGATATCTGTACAGTACCAGCAAACCTTGCAGGTATTCCAGGTATTAGCATTCCAGCAGGTATGAGCAGCAGCAATTTGCCAATTGGCTTGCAATTGCTCGGTCCTGCTATGGGTGAAGAAACATTGTTACGTGCCGCTTTCACATTTGAACAAGCACGTCCAGACTGTCAATTAGTAGCACCAACTGGGGAGGTTTCTATATGA
- the gatB gene encoding Asp-tRNA(Asn)/Glu-tRNA(Gln) amidotransferase subunit GatB, translating to MSSKYETVVGLEVHTELKTKSKIFCGCTTEFGGDQNTHVCPVCLGLPGAMPVLNKQVVEFAIKVGLALNCEILNFNKFDRKNYYYPDLPKNYQTSQYDLPICLNGHLDIEVNGETKRIGITRIHMEEDAGKLVHSGNTISDSKSSNVDYNRTGVPLLEIVSEPDIRSGAEARAYVEKLRSILQYLEVSDGRMEEGSLRGDCNVSVRLRGTTEFGTRTETKNVNSLTAIQKVVEYEALRQAKLIEAGGKVDQETRTWDDAQGITLGMRKKDEENDYRYFPEPDLVPIVITDEKIEEVRRALPELQDAKIERFVSEYGLSREDATILTVSRKTADFLDATVKAGADPKTVANWMLGDLSKMINESGLTFAESKVNPENLAGMIALIDKGTISGKIAKKVIVSMWESGKDADTIVKEEGLVQITDTGAIEEIVKQVIANNPQPVADFKSGNGKAIGFLVGQVMKESKGRANPGMVNELLKKFLND from the coding sequence ATGAGTAGTAAATACGAAACAGTCGTTGGTTTAGAGGTTCATACAGAGCTTAAGACTAAGTCTAAAATCTTCTGTGGTTGTACCACTGAATTCGGCGGTGATCAAAATACACATGTATGCCCAGTGTGCCTTGGCTTACCTGGTGCAATGCCTGTGTTAAATAAACAAGTAGTAGAATTTGCTATTAAAGTAGGTTTAGCATTGAATTGTGAAATCCTTAACTTTAACAAATTTGACCGTAAAAACTACTATTATCCTGATTTGCCTAAAAACTATCAAACATCTCAATATGATTTACCAATTTGCTTGAATGGTCATTTAGATATTGAGGTTAATGGTGAAACTAAACGCATTGGTATTACCCGTATTCATATGGAAGAAGATGCAGGCAAACTCGTTCATAGTGGCAACACTATTTCCGACTCTAAATCTTCTAATGTTGACTACAACCGTACGGGTGTACCTCTTCTTGAAATCGTATCTGAACCAGATATTCGTTCCGGTGCAGAAGCGAGAGCATACGTTGAAAAATTACGTTCTATTTTGCAATATTTAGAAGTATCTGACGGTCGTATGGAAGAAGGTTCTTTACGTGGTGACTGTAACGTATCCGTACGTTTACGTGGCACTACAGAATTTGGTACACGTACAGAAACTAAAAATGTTAACTCTTTAACTGCAATTCAAAAAGTTGTTGAATATGAAGCTTTGCGTCAAGCTAAGTTAATCGAAGCTGGCGGCAAAGTAGATCAAGAAACACGTACTTGGGATGATGCACAAGGTATCACGCTTGGAATGCGTAAAAAAGACGAAGAAAACGATTACCGTTACTTCCCAGAACCAGATTTGGTACCAATCGTAATTACAGATGAAAAAATCGAAGAAGTACGTCGTGCATTGCCAGAATTACAAGATGCTAAGATTGAACGCTTTGTATCTGAATATGGCTTGTCTCGTGAGGATGCTACAATTCTCACAGTATCTCGTAAGACTGCAGACTTCTTAGATGCTACTGTAAAAGCAGGTGCAGATCCTAAAACTGTGGCTAACTGGATGCTTGGTGACTTGTCCAAGATGATTAATGAAAGCGGTTTAACATTTGCTGAATCCAAGGTAAATCCTGAAAACTTGGCTGGTATGATTGCTCTTATCGATAAAGGTACAATTTCCGGCAAAATTGCGAAAAAAGTTATCGTATCCATGTGGGAATCCGGCAAGGATGCTGATACTATTGTAAAAGAGGAAGGTCTAGTTCAAATCACAGATACTGGTGCTATTGAAGAAATTGTTAAGCAAGTTATTGCTAATAATCCACAACCAGTAGCAGACTTCAAGAGTGGTAATGGTAAGGCTATAGGCTTCTTAGTTGGTCAAGTTATGAAGGAATCTAAAGGCCGAGCTAATCCTGGTATGGTAAATGAATTACTTAAAAAATTCTTAAATGACTGA
- a CDS encoding DUF308 domain-containing protein has translation MNDQHNINNNQNTYRNGQSDDAYSRSTYSGEPNTRVLSDDERREFDGVTIEEVGDSVHVDSTPTNINDEQQYYDENNQYEPKVKVYSFNSTSWLSRIILFIVLGIILAAVVFFGSIILTVASVVILVGAIISIIFSLF, from the coding sequence ATGAATGATCAACACAATATAAACAATAATCAAAATACATATAGAAATGGTCAATCAGATGATGCTTATAGTCGCAGTACTTATTCTGGTGAACCTAATACACGCGTATTATCCGATGATGAGAGACGAGAATTTGATGGTGTAACTATTGAAGAGGTAGGCGATTCTGTCCATGTAGATTCAACGCCAACCAATATCAATGACGAGCAACAATATTACGATGAAAACAATCAATATGAACCGAAAGTTAAGGTGTATAGCTTTAATAGTACAAGCTGGCTTAGTCGAATTATATTGTTCATTGTCTTAGGGATTATTTTGGCTGCTGTTGTATTCTTTGGCAGTATCATTCTCACTGTCGCATCTGTTGTTATTTTAGTGGGTGCTATTATTTCTATTATATTTAGTCTCTTTTAA
- a CDS encoding B12-binding domain-containing radical SAM protein codes for MNVVLSTLNSKFIHSSLALRYLKAYGQAHGQAYDIVEYTINMPVLHILSDITERNIDVLGFACYIWNIEMTLHVVDMVKAVRPDIKIILGGPEVSFTADEILNRCAAVDYVVQGEGEEAFYQLISALIAGKDGLEEQIPGVRGRHISGRLLGSTDTVEVKDLSTIPFPYVEEDMTDLEHKIIYYESSRGCPFSCQYCLSGNKNTVRFFPQERTFKELQWFIDHKVKQVKFVDRTFNCAPHHHRPMMELMRDADTETNFHLEMEPELMTEWETNILCETPPGRIQIEVGVQSTHKKTLDAINRYNDWPYIQKAIRPIIEAGRTHVHMDLIVGLPYENKQRFGLSFNDLFSLQPHALQIGFLKLLKGSGVRRMEEYQYISDPLAPYEVLSTHVLPYRDIRFLKHFEDVFERFYNSERFRTVFGYIGSKLIKEHTDTSITGEDTETNHVPPMKKYDSSKVETKNDAFSYFCDMTQAWLDAGNHKINLKDIDQIEFLYNFFLSKGDTVAAELLQYDTLVSYRGKVRSEAVGLPKQTKELLQEGEAFWRNEEIASQYIPNYTFKEWRKIRQQYVEMPMSEDTAKVLGIENVPNVPFTVVIDVNKEVKPFIRPDVEAC; via the coding sequence ATGAACGTAGTTTTATCCACATTAAACTCAAAATTTATACATTCTTCTCTGGCTTTGCGTTATCTCAAAGCGTATGGGCAGGCTCACGGACAGGCATACGATATAGTAGAATATACTATTAATATGCCTGTTTTACATATTCTTAGCGATATTACAGAGCGCAATATAGATGTATTGGGCTTTGCTTGCTATATCTGGAATATTGAGATGACTTTACATGTAGTAGACATGGTGAAAGCTGTGCGACCAGATATTAAAATTATTTTAGGTGGGCCGGAGGTGTCTTTCACAGCCGATGAAATCTTAAATCGTTGTGCTGCTGTGGACTATGTCGTACAAGGTGAGGGGGAAGAAGCTTTTTATCAACTTATTAGTGCACTAATCGCTGGCAAGGATGGCTTAGAAGAGCAGATTCCTGGCGTACGTGGTCGACACATTTCTGGCCGACTCCTGGGCTCTACTGATACGGTGGAGGTAAAAGATCTGAGTACTATACCATTCCCATATGTAGAAGAGGATATGACAGATTTAGAACATAAAATCATCTACTATGAATCCTCTCGAGGGTGCCCATTCTCTTGTCAGTACTGTTTATCTGGCAATAAAAATACAGTTCGCTTTTTTCCGCAGGAAAGAACTTTTAAAGAACTACAGTGGTTTATCGATCATAAGGTAAAACAAGTTAAATTTGTTGATAGAACTTTTAACTGTGCGCCACATCATCATCGACCTATGATGGAATTAATGCGTGATGCCGATACGGAGACGAATTTCCATCTAGAAATGGAACCAGAGCTAATGACGGAATGGGAAACAAATATTCTCTGTGAAACACCACCAGGCCGTATTCAAATTGAGGTAGGAGTTCAAAGTACACATAAGAAAACCTTAGATGCTATTAATCGATATAATGATTGGCCGTATATTCAAAAGGCTATTCGCCCTATTATTGAAGCAGGCCGAACTCATGTGCACATGGATTTAATTGTAGGCCTGCCTTACGAGAATAAACAGCGGTTTGGATTATCCTTTAATGATCTTTTTAGTTTACAGCCACATGCGTTACAAATTGGATTTTTAAAACTGTTAAAAGGTTCTGGTGTGCGCCGTATGGAGGAGTATCAATACATTAGTGATCCCTTAGCGCCATATGAGGTATTAAGTACTCACGTGCTCCCTTATAGAGATATACGTTTCTTAAAACACTTTGAAGATGTCTTTGAACGCTTTTATAATAGTGAACGATTTAGAACTGTGTTTGGTTATATTGGTAGTAAGCTTATAAAAGAACATACTGATACATCTATAACTGGGGAAGATACAGAAACTAATCATGTACCACCTATGAAAAAGTATGATTCTTCTAAAGTGGAGACAAAAAACGATGCCTTTTCCTATTTTTGTGACATGACACAGGCTTGGCTCGATGCAGGTAATCATAAGATTAATTTGAAAGATATAGATCAAATAGAGTTCTTGTACAATTTTTTCTTGTCTAAAGGTGATACAGTAGCTGCCGAATTATTACAATATGATACACTCGTTAGCTATCGTGGTAAGGTCCGCAGTGAAGCCGTAGGTTTACCAAAACAGACAAAAGAACTTTTACAAGAAGGGGAAGCATTCTGGCGCAATGAAGAAATTGCATCTCAGTATATCCCTAACTATACATTTAAAGAGTGGCGCAAAATTCGCCAACAATATGTAGAAATGCCTATGTCTGAAGATACGGCTAAAGTGTTAGGTATAGAGAATGTACCAAATGTACCTTTTACAGTTGTAATCGACGTAAATAAAGAGGTAAAACCTTTTATACGTCCTGATGTAGAGGCTTGTTAG
- a CDS encoding TIGR01212 family radical SAM protein (This family includes YhcC from E. coli K-12, an uncharacterized radical SAM protein.) has product MTDTTRPKRYRMVSKYYKETYGEKVYKLPVALPLTCPNRDGSAGVGGCTFCGEIGAGYENRPAWMTVRMQLEENIAHIGPKYKAKKFIPYYQNFSNTYLNLDDFKNYIEQGCIDEAVGIAIATRPDCIADEYLEILADIRDRFHKDIYIELGLQTVNYDTLEKINRGHDLAQFIDAVLRIKRYGFNITTHMIVNLPWDTMKDTIEGARILSALGVDQVKLHALYIVKNTLMAKWYQEGQFTLISAEEYADRVVNFVRHLHPDIVLQRLVGRAPEDNTLFTNWSMGWWRVQDLIDDKLDELDAHQGDLCDYLNGKAVRKFID; this is encoded by the coding sequence ATGACCGATACAACGAGACCAAAACGATACCGCATGGTATCTAAATATTATAAAGAAACATATGGGGAAAAGGTTTATAAATTACCTGTAGCACTACCCTTGACCTGTCCAAACCGAGATGGTTCAGCTGGTGTTGGAGGATGTACCTTTTGTGGTGAAATCGGCGCAGGCTACGAAAATCGTCCTGCTTGGATGACGGTGCGCATGCAGCTAGAGGAAAACATTGCTCACATAGGCCCTAAATATAAAGCAAAGAAGTTCATCCCTTATTACCAAAACTTTAGTAATACCTACTTGAATCTTGATGATTTTAAAAACTATATTGAACAAGGATGCATCGATGAAGCCGTGGGCATTGCTATTGCAACAAGACCCGATTGTATTGCCGATGAATATCTTGAAATATTAGCTGATATTAGGGATCGCTTTCATAAGGATATCTATATTGAGCTAGGTCTTCAAACGGTTAACTATGATACATTAGAGAAAATTAATCGTGGTCATGATTTAGCCCAGTTTATTGATGCCGTATTACGGATTAAACGATATGGATTTAACATAACTACTCATATGATAGTTAATTTACCATGGGATACAATGAAGGATACAATCGAAGGGGCTCGTATTTTATCTGCACTCGGTGTTGATCAAGTGAAACTGCATGCTTTGTATATTGTAAAAAATACATTAATGGCCAAGTGGTATCAAGAGGGGCAGTTTACTTTAATTAGTGCGGAAGAATATGCTGATCGGGTTGTTAATTTTGTACGTCATTTACACCCTGATATTGTTTTACAGCGTCTTGTAGGGAGAGCGCCTGAAGATAATACGCTTTTTACAAACTGGTCCATGGGTTGGTGGCGCGTACAAGATTTAATTGATGATAAACTAGACGAACTAGATGCTCATCAAGGTGATCTCTGTGATTACCTAAATGGTAAAGCAGTTCGTAAATTTATAGATTAG
- a CDS encoding PhoH family protein, which yields MSEQVFTFPTYDLAQSILGQHNRYLHMMLEVISADVVARGDTVVIKGDEKQVEALYRTLEELVFLYREGSTITESQVRIAAKLVANGKADAVHTMFEDTLSVNMRGKNITPKTEGQKYYVDSIRKNTITFGIGPAGTGKTFLAVALAAFYLKNRNVDKIILTRPAVEAGERLGFLPGELQDKVDPYLRPLYDALHEMFGIEQVQRFMERGTIEVAPLAYMRGRTLENAFVILDEAQNTTAEQMKMFLTRLGNNSKMVVNGDKTQIDLPPRVVSGLGEAEKVLRHVPGINMVYFSDQDVVRHDLVGRIVKAYDAYHERKLAGETTESNAVSKENVAKG from the coding sequence ATGAGCGAACAAGTATTTACATTTCCTACATATGACCTAGCACAATCCATACTAGGTCAACATAATCGATATCTGCATATGATGCTTGAAGTCATCTCTGCAGATGTAGTGGCACGTGGTGATACGGTAGTTATAAAGGGTGATGAAAAACAAGTAGAAGCTCTTTATCGCACTTTAGAAGAACTAGTATTTCTTTACCGTGAAGGTAGTACCATAACTGAGTCTCAAGTGCGTATTGCAGCCAAACTCGTGGCTAATGGTAAAGCTGATGCCGTACATACTATGTTTGAGGATACTTTATCCGTTAATATGCGCGGTAAAAATATTACGCCTAAAACGGAAGGTCAAAAATACTATGTAGATAGTATCCGAAAAAATACCATTACTTTTGGTATTGGTCCTGCTGGTACAGGTAAAACATTCCTGGCCGTAGCTTTAGCTGCATTCTATTTAAAAAACCGCAATGTAGATAAAATTATTTTGACACGCCCTGCTGTAGAGGCAGGTGAACGGTTAGGCTTCCTACCTGGTGAATTACAGGATAAGGTAGATCCTTATTTAAGACCTCTTTATGATGCATTACATGAAATGTTTGGTATCGAGCAAGTACAACGCTTTATGGAACGTGGTACTATCGAGGTAGCACCACTAGCGTATATGCGTGGCCGTACATTGGAAAATGCCTTCGTCATTCTCGATGAGGCTCAAAATACGACGGCAGAACAGATGAAAATGTTCCTAACTCGTCTAGGTAACAACTCTAAAATGGTAGTCAACGGTGATAAGACACAAATTGACTTACCTCCACGTGTTGTGTCTGGCCTCGGCGAGGCTGAAAAGGTATTGCGTCATGTGCCTGGTATTAATATGGTGTACTTTAGCGATCAAGACGTTGTTCGTCACGATTTAGTAGGTCGTATTGTAAAAGCTTACGATGCATATCACGAACGTAAGTTAGCTGGTGAGACTACAGAATCTAACGCAGTATCCAAAGAGAATGTAGCGAAAGGATAA
- the ybeY gene encoding rRNA maturation RNase YbeY has protein sequence MYIHISYDEGIQEDSNIEAVIRKVCDEVSRVYGLEEDEMSILLCNNAKIHELNKEYRGIDRPTDVLSFALNEGDDYEGSEEEHHLLGDMIISLERTREQAIEYGHSFERELAYLTTHSCLHILGYDHMNEEDKKEMRTEEEFILGNLGYVREDAPYNE, from the coding sequence ATGTATATACACATTAGCTATGATGAAGGAATTCAAGAGGATTCTAATATTGAGGCTGTTATACGCAAGGTCTGCGATGAAGTGAGTCGCGTATATGGCCTCGAAGAAGATGAAATGAGTATTTTACTCTGCAATAATGCAAAAATTCACGAGCTTAATAAGGAATATCGAGGCATCGATAGACCTACAGATGTATTATCTTTTGCCCTCAATGAAGGGGATGATTACGAAGGTAGTGAAGAGGAACATCACTTACTTGGTGATATGATTATTTCCTTAGAGCGTACCCGTGAACAAGCTATTGAATATGGACATAGTTTTGAACGGGAATTAGCATATTTAACGACTCACAGTTGCTTACATATCTTAGGCTATGACCATATGAACGAGGAAGATAAAAAAGAGATGCGCACAGAGGAAGAATTTATCCTAGGTAATCTGGGTTATGTGCGGGAGGATGCACCATATAATGAATAA